From the genome of Halorussus caseinilyticus, one region includes:
- a CDS encoding helix-turn-helix transcriptional regulator — MPISIDQFDEDPTPILDLQEGTNPYRILQFLAENDTQAFTQTEIHEATGIKRGSVGATLSRLEDRNLVRHRGRYWAIAEDDRIAGYAAQMRATSASTNDDYYGEE, encoded by the coding sequence ATGCCCATCAGCATCGACCAGTTCGACGAGGACCCGACCCCCATCCTCGACCTCCAAGAAGGAACCAACCCCTACCGCATCCTCCAGTTCCTCGCCGAGAACGACACGCAAGCCTTCACGCAGACCGAGATTCACGAGGCGACCGGCATCAAGCGCGGGAGCGTCGGAGCCACCTTGTCACGCCTCGAAGACCGCAATCTCGTCCGACACCGCGGACGCTACTGGGCCATCGCCGAGGACGACCGAATCGCCGGGTACGCGGCCCAGATGCGGGCTACTTCGGCGTCTACGAACGACGACTACTACGGCGAGGAATGA
- a CDS encoding beta-ribofuranosylaminobenzene 5'-phosphate synthase family protein, with translation MARVTAGGRLHFGFQNLSLAHARLYGSLGIALDSPRVVVTADAAETVRCDHDDAREYARRATELLDVPGADVTIERTLLRHVGLGSGTQLALAVLAAVARAHDRERRVRERAPKLGRGGRSGVGVATFESGGFVVDSGHPTERFTADRPPRGEWSVPAVAARHEVPDDWRFVVVLPDSEPGRSGDGEDESMRSVVESADPKLADEIAAVVARRVLPAVAEGDADDFGAAVAEVGRLNGAWYADEQGGVYRPPVGELVARLSESAAIAGAGQSSWGPAVYGVTTENRVEAAHEAAHAALSAAGVGGEVLVAEPRNRGARVERE, from the coding sequence ATGGCTCGGGTCACGGCGGGGGGGCGTCTCCACTTCGGCTTTCAGAATCTCTCGTTGGCGCACGCGCGACTCTACGGGTCGCTCGGGATTGCGCTCGACTCGCCGCGCGTCGTCGTGACCGCCGACGCCGCCGAGACAGTGCGATGTGACCACGACGACGCCCGCGAGTACGCCCGACGAGCGACCGAACTGCTCGACGTGCCGGGTGCGGACGTGACAATCGAGCGGACGCTCCTCCGCCACGTCGGACTCGGGAGCGGAACCCAGTTGGCACTCGCGGTCCTCGCGGCGGTCGCTCGCGCCCACGACCGCGAGCGGCGGGTTCGGGAGCGCGCGCCCAAACTCGGTCGGGGTGGGCGGAGCGGGGTCGGGGTCGCCACGTTCGAGTCGGGCGGATTCGTCGTGGACTCCGGCCACCCAACCGAGCGGTTCACCGCCGACCGACCGCCGCGCGGGGAGTGGTCGGTCCCGGCGGTGGCGGCCCGCCACGAGGTGCCCGACGACTGGCGGTTCGTCGTCGTCCTGCCCGACTCCGAACCCGGTCGGAGCGGCGACGGCGAGGACGAGAGCATGCGGTCGGTGGTCGAGAGCGCGGACCCGAAACTCGCCGACGAAATCGCCGCAGTCGTCGCTCGGCGCGTCCTGCCCGCGGTCGCCGAGGGGGACGCCGACGACTTCGGCGCGGCCGTCGCCGAAGTCGGCCGTCTCAACGGCGCGTGGTACGCCGACGAGCAGGGCGGGGTCTACCGACCGCCGGTCGGCGAACTCGTCGCGCGCCTCTCGGAGTCGGCCGCGATAGCTGGCGCTGGCCAGTCGTCGTGGGGTCCCGCGGTGTACGGCGTGACGACCGAAAACCGGGTCGAGGCCGCCCACGAAGCGGCCCACGCCGCACTCTCGGCGGCGGGCGTCGGCGGTGAGGTGCTGGTCGCCGAACCGCGCAACCGGGGTGCGCGGGTCGAACGCGAGTAG
- a CDS encoding sugar ABC transporter permease, translated as MSLLRSVARNLRDDAVGLATTPVEVFREARYTARGIRKGEISPVRPLKSLGLTAGALVVVLTLLFPIYWILVSALSGSGGSIHSVDGLRLFPEQPSVQPFVWVLGDLIVPSYRIALGIPLTDAALVFDTPRIAFLDASAYGVENPSDFKKFLWNSLTVAIPTVILSMCLVVPGAYALSRRKFIGRRKILFGYVLLTQVGGGLGIALLIGLYTVFVQVGLNDSKLALSVYYAATAVPFNTWLLKTYMDGIPVSYEEAAVVDGAPAWRVVVEVILPLSKAGLATVFIFTFLTGWTEFVVAQTLLGTDNYTLPVGLFSLVSEYSVPWARFSAFALTFASPIMLVYLFAQRYIEGGLSFSGMEG; from the coding sequence GTGAGTCTGCTCCGTTCGGTCGCTCGGAACCTCAGAGACGATGCGGTGGGACTAGCGACGACGCCGGTCGAGGTGTTCCGGGAGGCACGCTACACCGCTCGCGGGATTCGGAAGGGTGAGATTTCGCCGGTGCGACCGCTCAAGAGTCTCGGACTGACGGCCGGTGCGTTAGTCGTTGTCCTCACGCTTCTGTTCCCCATCTACTGGATACTCGTCTCGGCGCTGTCGGGGTCCGGCGGGTCGATACACTCCGTGGACGGCCTGCGATTGTTCCCCGAGCAACCGTCGGTCCAACCGTTCGTCTGGGTTCTGGGCGACCTCATCGTACCGAGCTACCGCATCGCGCTGGGCATCCCGCTCACCGACGCGGCACTGGTGTTCGACACGCCACGGATTGCGTTCCTCGACGCCTCGGCCTACGGCGTCGAGAACCCTTCGGACTTCAAGAAGTTCCTGTGGAACAGTCTCACCGTCGCCATCCCGACGGTCATCCTGTCGATGTGTCTGGTCGTCCCCGGCGCGTACGCGCTCTCGCGCCGGAAGTTCATCGGCCGCCGGAAGATTCTGTTCGGCTACGTGCTGTTGACGCAGGTCGGCGGCGGTCTCGGAATCGCACTGCTCATCGGACTCTACACCGTGTTCGTGCAGGTCGGACTCAACGACAGCAAACTCGCGCTGTCGGTGTACTACGCCGCGACAGCGGTCCCGTTCAACACGTGGCTGTTGAAGACCTACATGGACGGCATCCCGGTCTCCTACGAGGAGGCCGCGGTCGTAGACGGCGCTCCCGCGTGGCGGGTCGTCGTGGAAGTCATCCTTCCGCTGTCGAAGGCGGGACTGGCGACGGTCTTCATCTTCACCTTCCTCACGGGGTGGACGGAGTTCGTCGTCGCCCAGACGTTGCTCGGGACCGACAACTACACCCTGCCGGTCGGGTTGTTCTCGCTGGTCAGCGAGTACTCGGTGCCGTGGGCGCGGTTCTCGGCGTTCGCGCTCACGTTCGCCTCACCCATCATGCTCGTCTACCTGTTCGCCCAGCGGTACATCGAGGGCGGTCTCTCGTTCAGCGGGATGGAAGGCTGA
- the mch gene encoding methenyltetrahydromethanopterin cyclohydrolase: MDSLNRNALELADEALDFAEELDIGARELDNGATVLDFGHEFDGGIEAGLLLAEMQTAGLATVQTRMGEVAGAPLQHVELTSDHPALALLCSQKAGWEVRTEDYEGLGSGPARALVAEEDEFARVGYEDVSDFAVLAVESDDYPTESVAEHVADLTGVESSSVFLPSVPTASVAGSVSIASRAAEMAVFRLSELGYDPLDVISVAGSAPVAPVAGDEETAIARTNDALAYGGQVHLTVREEFDRFEEIVSTANDEYGTHFADIFESVDWDFYEVDESVFAPAQATVDVVGGDTYVVGERDEDLLTESFGI; encoded by the coding sequence TCGCGGACGAGGCGCTGGACTTCGCCGAGGAGTTGGACATCGGAGCGAGAGAACTCGACAACGGGGCCACCGTCCTCGACTTCGGTCACGAGTTCGACGGCGGAATCGAGGCCGGTCTCCTCCTCGCGGAGATGCAGACCGCGGGTCTCGCCACCGTCCAGACCCGGATGGGCGAGGTTGCGGGCGCGCCGCTCCAGCACGTCGAGTTGACGAGCGACCACCCCGCGCTGGCCCTGCTCTGCTCGCAGAAGGCCGGGTGGGAAGTCAGGACCGAGGACTACGAGGGTCTCGGGAGCGGTCCGGCCCGCGCGCTGGTCGCCGAGGAAGACGAGTTCGCGCGCGTCGGCTACGAGGACGTGTCGGACTTCGCGGTGCTGGCCGTCGAGAGCGACGACTACCCCACCGAGTCGGTCGCCGAACACGTCGCGGACCTGACCGGCGTCGAATCGAGTAGCGTCTTCCTCCCGTCGGTTCCCACCGCGAGCGTGGCGGGGAGCGTCAGCATCGCCTCGCGCGCCGCGGAGATGGCGGTCTTCCGCCTCTCGGAACTGGGCTACGACCCGCTGGACGTGATTAGCGTCGCGGGGTCCGCACCGGTCGCGCCGGTCGCCGGGGACGAAGAGACCGCCATCGCCCGGACCAACGACGCGCTGGCCTACGGCGGGCAGGTCCACCTGACCGTCCGCGAGGAGTTCGACCGCTTCGAGGAAATAGTCTCGACGGCCAACGACGAGTACGGCACCCACTTCGCCGACATCTTCGAGTCGGTCGATTGGGACTTCTACGAGGTAGACGAGAGCGTCTTCGCGCCCGCTCAAGCCACCGTGGACGTGGTGGGCGGCGACACCTACGTCGTGGGCGAGCGAGACGAAGACCTGCTGACCGAGAGCTTCGGTATCTGA
- a CDS encoding glycosyltransferase, producing MDQTVAVAHYPEGAGHATRMLAVAQAFEDAGAEIALAGGGPGSRFIEHNGYEVFRAAPVDYIGDYQQGSLGRVLTRSLPYSGKRVFDFVRWLRREDPAALVTDDMFAAMAAPLTGTPLYIVTHNAASYYDAAVEQVFTWLLNRYQLGAAESFLYPAVWPPDEGDPPGVTHVPPVALDPGDCPPPEDDVDVLVVPSVYSTNFDVLAETLRTEGHEVTLVGDEAWEPVPALLPWIRAADVVVCSGYSTVMEAAVGGTPCVVYPFTDEQHGVTRVLERKGVRGFQVEHSVTHVARAVRHPPNEPDHDNGVERVADHVLAELT from the coding sequence ATGGACCAGACGGTCGCCGTCGCCCACTACCCCGAAGGCGCTGGCCACGCGACTCGGATGCTCGCCGTCGCGCAGGCCTTCGAAGACGCGGGTGCGGAGATTGCGCTCGCTGGCGGCGGCCCCGGTTCCCGATTCATCGAACACAACGGCTACGAGGTGTTCCGGGCCGCGCCGGTCGATTACATCGGCGACTACCAGCAGGGTTCCCTCGGCCGGGTCCTCACCAGAAGCCTCCCCTACAGCGGTAAGCGCGTCTTCGACTTCGTTCGGTGGCTCCGGCGCGAGGACCCCGCGGCGCTGGTGACGGACGACATGTTCGCGGCGATGGCCGCGCCGCTGACCGGGACCCCGCTCTACATCGTCACGCACAACGCGGCGTCCTACTACGACGCCGCCGTCGAACAGGTGTTCACGTGGCTCCTCAACCGCTACCAGTTGGGTGCCGCCGAGTCGTTCCTCTACCCGGCGGTGTGGCCGCCCGACGAGGGCGACCCGCCGGGCGTGACTCACGTTCCGCCCGTCGCGCTCGACCCCGGAGACTGTCCGCCGCCCGAAGACGACGTGGACGTGTTGGTCGTTCCGAGCGTCTACTCCACGAACTTCGACGTACTCGCCGAGACCCTGCGGACCGAAGGCCACGAGGTGACGCTGGTCGGCGACGAGGCGTGGGAACCGGTTCCCGCGCTCTTGCCGTGGATTCGGGCCGCCGACGTGGTGGTGTGTTCGGGCTACTCCACCGTGATGGAGGCCGCAGTCGGCGGCACGCCCTGCGTCGTCTACCCGTTCACCGACGAGCAACACGGCGTGACCCGGGTCCTCGAACGCAAAGGCGTTCGGGGCTTTCAGGTCGAACACTCCGTGACCCACGTCGCCCGAGCGGTCCGACATCCGCCGAACGAACCGGACCACGACAACGGGGTCGAACGGGTCGCCGACCACGTTCTCGCGGAGTTGACCTGA
- a CDS encoding RAD55 family ATPase — protein MARVPFGVSRLDDIIGGGAPPGSVVLLAGEAGAGAREFCYTSATINGLAHTDEEQFELHYGDVSDRAAVPEDIHYVSFTASGDELRREIEFTMSEELVHAGVSTVEFADFSQEYFQLSAIPREWYTRKTQTITDLGQGSDRRGVLEALGEYLNEYASGNLVVIDSLTDLARAPNEHLDWSDITLLVKGLQKASRAWDGLILVLVNQEALSDTQMGSLMGAADGTIAFEWETGGNERDRVMFVREFRGVLSRLEQEDIIRFETEIHDGGFDISNVRKIR, from the coding sequence ATGGCCAGAGTTCCGTTCGGCGTCTCCCGACTCGACGACATCATCGGCGGCGGCGCACCGCCCGGAAGCGTCGTCCTGCTGGCGGGCGAGGCCGGGGCCGGTGCCCGCGAGTTCTGCTACACGTCCGCGACCATCAACGGGTTGGCCCACACCGACGAGGAGCAGTTCGAACTCCACTACGGCGACGTGTCCGACCGCGCGGCGGTCCCCGAGGACATTCACTACGTCTCGTTCACCGCCAGCGGGGACGAACTCCGCCGAGAAATCGAGTTCACGATGAGCGAGGAACTCGTCCACGCGGGCGTCTCGACCGTCGAGTTCGCCGACTTCAGTCAGGAGTACTTCCAACTCTCGGCGATTCCCCGCGAGTGGTACACCAGAAAGACCCAGACCATCACGGACCTCGGACAGGGAAGCGACCGCCGCGGCGTGTTGGAGGCGCTCGGCGAGTACCTCAACGAGTACGCTTCGGGCAACCTCGTCGTCATCGACTCGCTGACGGACCTCGCCCGCGCGCCGAACGAACACTTAGACTGGAGCGACATCACCCTGCTGGTCAAAGGGCTTCAGAAGGCCTCGCGCGCGTGGGACGGCCTGATTCTCGTCCTCGTCAATCAGGAAGCCCTCTCGGACACCCAGATGGGGAGTCTGATGGGCGCGGCCGACGGCACCATCGCCTTCGAGTGGGAGACCGGCGGCAACGAACGCGACCGGGTGATGTTCGTCCGGGAGTTCCGCGGGGTGCTGTCGAGGTTGGAGCAAGAGGACATCATCCGCTTCGAGACGGAGATTCACGACGGCGGATTCGACATCAGTAACGTGCGGAAGATTCGGTGA